One genomic segment of Deltaproteobacteria bacterium includes these proteins:
- a CDS encoding helix-turn-helix transcriptional regulator gives MENPLLTTKEVSKYLKINEKKVYQLIKEGKIPCTRIAGKWLFPKESIEKWIRESVESEKDIFIAGSDDLILKQLINKYIEKNFPQSLAYYADVGSLKGILALSCGKAFIAATHLFDAETGEYNLPYLSKYLQNEEYTVINLSYRNQGLIVNKGNPLEIKEIGDIAKKKAHFINRNPGSGTRVLFDYYLNKLSINPEDIIGYKDEVNKHLDAGLKILHGEADVSLGIESVSDILQLDFIRITQERFDLVISKQHLYTKPVRDFLSLIDPVFIHTLFKKPTGYDLRDTGKIIYHS, from the coding sequence ATGGAGAATCCACTTTTAACAACTAAAGAAGTATCAAAATATTTAAAAATCAACGAAAAAAAAGTATATCAACTGATAAAAGAAGGAAAAATTCCCTGCACAAGAATCGCCGGAAAATGGCTTTTTCCTAAAGAATCCATAGAAAAATGGATTAGAGAAAGCGTGGAAAGTGAAAAAGATATATTTATTGCTGGCAGTGATGATTTAATCTTAAAACAACTGATAAATAAATATATAGAAAAAAACTTTCCTCAATCATTGGCTTATTATGCAGATGTAGGCAGCCTTAAAGGCATCCTTGCTTTGTCCTGTGGAAAGGCATTTATCGCCGCCACCCACCTGTTTGATGCAGAAACAGGAGAATACAATCTTCCTTATCTTTCCAAATATCTGCAAAATGAAGAGTATACGGTGATCAATCTCTCTTATAGAAATCAGGGGCTCATCGTAAATAAGGGAAATCCTCTGGAGATAAAAGAAATAGGAGATATAGCCAAAAAGAAAGCACACTTTATTAATCGCAATCCGGGCTCAGGCACCAGGGTTTTATTTGATTATTATTTAAACAAGTTAAGCATAAACCCCGAAGACATAATAGGTTATAAAGACGAGGTAAACAAACATCTTGATGCAGGTTTGAAGATTCTTCATGGAGAAGCAGATGTAAGCTTAGGGATTGAATCTGTTTCCGATATTCTCCAATTGGATTTTATCCGCATCACACAGGAACGGTTTGATCTTGTCATCTCCAAACAACACCTCTACACAAAGCCGGTGAGGGATTTTCTTTCCCTTATAGATCCTGTATTTATACATACCCTGTTTAAAAAACCCACTGGTTACGACCTCAGGGATACGGGGAAAATCATCTATCATTCTTAA
- a CDS encoding YggS family pyridoxal phosphate-dependent enzyme encodes MIRENVKKLLEEIPQGVELEAAAKTRTAEEVLEAVKAGIKIVGENYMRDVKKVYPVIGKKAKWHFIGTPETQKHDLLKRKNLEIFDMIETINSVEIAEEIDKRCKSINKIMPVLIEVNSGREPQKSGVMPEDVESLIRKVAQLKNMKIMGLMTMGPRFGNPEDSRPYFIGTKKIFDKIERLNIPNVEMKYLSMGMTNSYQIAIEEGANIVRIGTKIFGEREK; translated from the coding sequence ATGATTAGAGAAAATGTAAAAAAGTTGTTGGAAGAGATACCACAAGGTGTGGAATTGGAAGCGGCAGCAAAAACAAGAACAGCAGAAGAAGTATTGGAAGCGGTTAAAGCGGGAATAAAAATTGTTGGGGAAAACTACATGAGAGATGTGAAAAAAGTTTACCCCGTAATAGGGAAAAAAGCAAAGTGGCATTTTATTGGAACTCCTGAAACGCAGAAACATGATCTTTTAAAGAGGAAAAACTTAGAAATATTTGATATGATAGAGACTATTAATTCAGTGGAAATAGCAGAAGAAATAGATAAACGATGTAAAAGTATTAATAAAATAATGCCTGTCTTGATAGAGGTAAACAGTGGCAGAGAACCGCAAAAGTCAGGTGTGATGCCAGAAGATGTAGAAAGTTTAATCAGGAAAGTTGCTCAACTTAAAAATATGAAGATAATGGGACTTATGACAATGGGACCTCGTTTTGGCAATCCGGAAGACTCCAGGCCTTACTTTATAGGGACGAAAAAGATATTTGATAAGATAGAGAGGCTCAACATTCCTAATGTAGAGATGAAATATTTGTCTATGGGAATGACGAATTCCTACCAGATTGCCATAGAAGAGGGTGCTAATATCGTTCGTATAGGCACAAAAATATTTGGGGAAAGAGAAAAATAG
- a CDS encoding patatin-like phospholipase family protein — protein MILPKPVIGLALAGGGAKGIAHIGVIEILEEEGINIDRIAGTSIGAIIGAMYALNPNVCLLKQKIKEMASLDAYQKLALGKFKPRKGETWFDKWVNRFQEGALFTELLTKNALLSKKETDEIFHHIFGEKTFNDTKIPFASTALDLLTGKDVIMKKGNLWEAAKASTAIPAIFPPVKRKDTLLVDGGVTTNIPVKLAFDLGANIVIAVMLKNKPSPPGKLNTALEIYMRSEELAQIKLCKILSKKADIIIKPDVREVHWTDFNKIDFCIKKGKEATKKHLKQIKAVISREYLVYKKLFGKHKSL, from the coding sequence ATGATTTTACCTAAGCCTGTAATAGGTCTTGCCTTAGCTGGAGGTGGAGCAAAAGGCATAGCCCATATTGGTGTAATAGAAATACTTGAAGAAGAAGGCATAAACATAGATAGAATTGCAGGAACAAGCATAGGTGCAATCATAGGCGCAATGTATGCCTTGAATCCTAATGTTTGTCTGTTAAAACAAAAAATAAAAGAGATGGCTAGTTTGGATGCATACCAAAAATTGGCATTGGGAAAATTCAAACCAAGAAAAGGCGAAACATGGTTTGATAAATGGGTGAATAGGTTTCAGGAAGGTGCGTTATTTACAGAGCTGCTTACCAAGAACGCTCTTCTCTCAAAAAAGGAAACAGACGAAATTTTCCATCATATATTTGGTGAAAAAACTTTTAATGACACAAAAATTCCCTTTGCCAGCACAGCCCTTGACCTTTTAACAGGCAAAGATGTAATAATGAAAAAAGGAAACCTGTGGGAAGCGGCAAAAGCCAGTACTGCTATACCTGCTATTTTCCCACCCGTAAAACGAAAAGATACATTATTAGTCGATGGCGGCGTGACAACTAATATACCTGTTAAATTAGCGTTTGATCTGGGTGCAAATATTGTAATTGCCGTGATGCTCAAAAATAAACCTTCCCCACCAGGGAAACTAAATACAGCATTGGAAATATATATGCGTAGTGAGGAACTTGCACAAATCAAACTCTGCAAAATACTTTCGAAAAAAGCAGACATTATTATAAAACCTGATGTAAGGGAAGTTCATTGGACAGATTTTAATAAAATAGACTTTTGTATAAAAAAGGGCAAAGAAGCAACAAAAAAACACCTAAAACAAATAAAAGCGGTAATTTCAAGGGAATACCTTGTCTATAAAAAACTGTTTGGTAAACATAAAA
- a CDS encoding elongation factor G — protein sequence MSEKGTIVVLGGRGSGKTTLVEDILFLAKKISRKGSTDNGNTTMDFDNEEIQRKLSLQLAIGYTDWEGHRIDIIDTPGYGDFITDAFCGARVADGALLLVDALSGIKAETNKFFKWLMQKQKLSFIAISMLDKEHADFYNTLSAIKQNIAPKAMPLFLPLGKEAEFGGIIDVMAQKAYSYKDGKKQEVAIPDAEKEKFDDFRSKIVEATVEENDELLEKYLEGEVIDEKELLKTLKKAIQNLKITPVFPVSALKGIGTDVILSGIIDYLPQQEKIEKPSVLVFKTYNDPLTGKISCMKVCTGTINSDTVYFNVNKDTTERIGTLMKLQGKNTTSVENAEQGEIVACLKLKVTQTGDTLVEKGNSVRYDFVDTPIPQISYAVHAKSKGDEEKIGTAVSKIIESDPSLVFEKNIETQEFLLKGMGKMHLEITASKLKNKFGVDTELTIPKIAYRETIKKKAKSHGRYKKQTGGHGQFGDCWIEIEPLPRGGGFEFVDKITGGTIPRQFIPSVEKGIKAAIQKGVLANYPMTDVKITLYDGMYHPVDSSDVAFQMAGSIAFKEGINNCKPVLLEPMMEIEIYVPDRCTGDVVSDLNSRRGKVIGMNSQGEGYNCIKAIAPHVETLEYALALRAITQGEGYFTMKFSTYEEVPPSLAQKIIEKNKEQEK from the coding sequence ATGAGTGAGAAGGGAACCATAGTTGTGTTAGGTGGAAGAGGAAGCGGGAAAACAACATTGGTAGAGGATATTTTATTTCTTGCTAAAAAAATAAGTAGAAAAGGTAGTACGGATAATGGAAATACGACGATGGATTTTGACAATGAAGAGATACAGAGAAAGCTTTCCTTACAATTGGCAATAGGATATACAGATTGGGAAGGACATCGCATAGATATTATAGACACACCAGGGTATGGAGATTTTATTACTGATGCATTTTGCGGAGCAAGAGTGGCTGATGGTGCATTGCTGCTTGTAGATGCATTAAGTGGGATAAAAGCAGAAACAAACAAGTTTTTTAAATGGCTTATGCAAAAGCAAAAACTGAGCTTTATTGCGATAAGCATGCTGGATAAGGAACATGCTGATTTTTACAATACACTTTCTGCTATCAAGCAAAATATTGCGCCAAAGGCAATGCCCTTGTTTTTGCCATTAGGAAAAGAAGCAGAATTTGGGGGTATTATAGATGTAATGGCTCAGAAAGCCTATAGTTATAAGGATGGAAAGAAACAGGAGGTGGCAATCCCGGATGCAGAAAAAGAAAAGTTTGATGATTTTAGATCAAAAATTGTAGAAGCAACAGTAGAGGAGAATGATGAACTTTTAGAGAAGTATTTAGAAGGGGAAGTTATTGATGAAAAAGAACTCCTGAAAACACTAAAAAAGGCAATACAAAATCTAAAAATTACACCTGTTTTTCCTGTATCTGCTTTAAAAGGTATAGGCACGGATGTTATTCTTTCTGGTATTATAGATTATCTACCGCAGCAAGAAAAAATTGAGAAGCCGTCTGTGTTAGTTTTTAAAACCTACAATGATCCTTTAACGGGTAAAATCAGCTGTATGAAAGTATGTACAGGGACTATCAACTCGGATACCGTTTATTTTAATGTAAATAAAGATACAACAGAGAGAATAGGTACATTGATGAAATTACAGGGGAAAAACACAACTTCTGTAGAGAATGCAGAACAAGGAGAAATTGTCGCTTGTCTTAAACTAAAAGTTACTCAAACAGGAGACACATTGGTTGAAAAGGGCAATTCTGTAAGATATGATTTTGTGGATACACCTATCCCTCAAATTTCATATGCTGTTCACGCGAAATCTAAGGGCGATGAAGAGAAAATCGGTACCGCAGTATCTAAGATAATAGAATCAGATCCGTCGCTGGTTTTTGAGAAAAATATAGAAACGCAGGAATTTTTACTGAAGGGAATGGGCAAAATGCATCTTGAAATAACAGCATCTAAACTGAAAAACAAATTCGGTGTGGACACTGAACTTACTATACCAAAAATTGCATACAGAGAGACAATCAAAAAAAAAGCAAAGTCTCATGGAAGATACAAGAAACAGACCGGTGGTCATGGACAGTTTGGTGATTGCTGGATAGAAATTGAACCCTTGCCTAGAGGAGGGGGGTTTGAGTTTGTAGACAAGATTACAGGAGGTACTATTCCTCGACAATTTATACCTTCTGTAGAAAAAGGAATAAAGGCTGCAATACAAAAAGGAGTATTAGCTAATTACCCTATGACCGATGTGAAAATAACGTTGTATGACGGCATGTATCATCCCGTTGACTCTTCAGATGTTGCCTTTCAAATGGCTGGTTCTATTGCTTTTAAAGAAGGCATCAACAACTGCAAACCTGTTCTTTTAGAACCCATGATGGAAATAGAAATATATGTGCCGGATAGGTGCACTGGTGATGTAGTTAGTGATCTTAATTCTCGCCGAGGAAAAGTGATTGGGATGAATTCTCAAGGAGAGGGATATAATTGTATAAAGGCAATTGCTCCTCATGTGGAAACATTGGAATATGCCCTCGCATTACGCGCTATCACACAGGGGGAAGGATACTTTACAATGAAATTTAGTACCTACGAAGAAGTACCGCCTTCGTTAGCGCAAAAAATTATAGAAAAGAATAAAGAACAGGAAAAGTAG
- a CDS encoding DedA family protein: protein MAVVLGGVFASQGILNFYLTVVVSLSGAILGDSFGYFLGRKIGKPVIIKYGKYFLFNEKYYRIVRAFFSNHGGKTIFFGRFASVLRSFAPFVAGIAHMRYKTFLIYNVAGGVCWASIYVFLGYFAGREWKVVHSYLGKGAAIAFIVGVILVYCYFNKKGEILWKRC, encoded by the coding sequence ATGGCAGTTGTATTAGGCGGTGTTTTTGCATCGCAGGGTATACTAAACTTCTATTTAACTGTTGTTGTTTCTCTATCTGGTGCGATATTAGGAGATAGTTTCGGGTATTTTTTAGGACGGAAAATTGGTAAACCTGTGATAATAAAATATGGGAAGTATTTTTTGTTCAACGAGAAATACTATCGTATTGTAAGAGCTTTTTTTAGTAATCATGGCGGAAAGACAATTTTCTTTGGGCGATTTGCTTCTGTCTTGAGGTCGTTTGCCCCCTTTGTAGCTGGTATTGCACATATGAGATACAAGACATTTCTTATATATAATGTAGCAGGTGGAGTGTGCTGGGCATCTATATATGTTTTTTTAGGTTATTTTGCAGGTAGAGAATGGAAGGTCGTACACTCTTATTTAGGGAAAGGTGCAGCAATTGCATTTATTGTTGGTGTAATTTTGGTATATTGTTATTTTAATAAGAAAGGAGAAATTTTATGGAAACGCTGTTGA